In a single window of the Syngnathus typhle isolate RoL2023-S1 ecotype Sweden linkage group LG19, RoL_Styp_1.0, whole genome shotgun sequence genome:
- the zgc:101569 gene encoding enoyl-CoA hydratase EchA19 isoform X2, with the protein MRYPSRSSTAGQSVVSERRGPVLSVAINRPEVRNAVNQETARHLLRELEAFEREPALSVAVLHGIGGHFCAGYDLKELANGTASLKLEQDVTKGPGPMGPSRLQLSKPLIAAVSGFAVAGGLELALLADLRVVEESAVMGVFCRRFGVPLIDGGTVRLPRLIGLSRALDLILTGRPVGAQEALAYGLANRVVPDGQGLQAALQLAKQISSFPQECTRADRSSAIYSCYDAASVTQAMQYEIDHGAPVILSEAVAGATQFTTGTGRGGNFS; encoded by the exons ATGCGATATCCTTCTCGATCATCAACCGCAGGACAAAGCGTGGTGTCGGAGCGCAGGGGGCCTGTGCTTAGTGTGGCCATCAACCGTCCTGAGGTGCGCAATGCGGTGAACCAGGAGACAGCGAGGCATCTGCTGAGGGAGCTGGAGGCCTTTGAGCGTGAGCCGGCCCTAAGTGTGGCTGTTTTGCATGGCATAG GAGGACATTTCTGCGCTGGGTATGATCTGAAAGAACTGGCCAATGGCACGGCCTCGCTCAAATTGGAGCAAGATGTCACCAAAGGTCCCGGGCCAATG GGTCCCTCCCGTTTACAGTTGTCCAAGCCCCTCATAGCAGCGGTCAGTGGATTTGCCGTGGCTGGGGGACTGGAACTGGCTCTGCTAGCCGACCTACGAGTGGTGGAGGAAAGTGCCGTCATGGGGGTCTTTTGCCGCAGGTTTG GAGTTCCACTCATTGATGGCGGCACCGTGAGACTCCCGCGGCTCATCGGTCTGTCCAGAGCTCTGGACCTGATTCTGACCGGGCGGCCCGTCGGAGCACAGGAAGCTCTCGCGTATGGACTGGCCAACAGGGTTGTCCCGGACGGCCAAG GATTGCAGGCGGCCCTGCAGTTAGCCAAGCAGATCAGCTCCTTCCCGCAAGAGTGCACGAGGGCCGATCGCTCCTCGGCCATCTACAGCTGCTACGACGCGGCCTCCGTCACACAG GCGATGCAGTATGAGATTGATCACGGAGCACCAGTCATCTTGTCAGAAGCGGTTGCTGGGGCAACGCAATTTACTACTGGAACTGGGAGAGGAGGAAACTTTTCTTAA
- the zgc:101569 gene encoding enoyl-CoA hydratase EchA19 isoform X1 codes for MVLTFARTSVYRNSLPIKHLAAVKFFCSTTQGQSVVSERRGPVLSVAINRPEVRNAVNQETARHLLRELEAFEREPALSVAVLHGIGGHFCAGYDLKELANGTASLKLEQDVTKGPGPMGPSRLQLSKPLIAAVSGFAVAGGLELALLADLRVVEESAVMGVFCRRFGVPLIDGGTVRLPRLIGLSRALDLILTGRPVGAQEALAYGLANRVVPDGQGLQAALQLAKQISSFPQECTRADRSSAIYSCYDAASVTQAMQYEIDHGAPVILSEAVAGATQFTTGTGRGGNFS; via the exons ATGGTTCTAACATTTGCTCGAACGAGTGTGTATCGAAATAGTCTGCCAATCAAACACCTGGCGGCAGTAAAGTTCTTCTGCAGCACAACGCAAG GACAAAGCGTGGTGTCGGAGCGCAGGGGGCCTGTGCTTAGTGTGGCCATCAACCGTCCTGAGGTGCGCAATGCGGTGAACCAGGAGACAGCGAGGCATCTGCTGAGGGAGCTGGAGGCCTTTGAGCGTGAGCCGGCCCTAAGTGTGGCTGTTTTGCATGGCATAG GAGGACATTTCTGCGCTGGGTATGATCTGAAAGAACTGGCCAATGGCACGGCCTCGCTCAAATTGGAGCAAGATGTCACCAAAGGTCCCGGGCCAATG GGTCCCTCCCGTTTACAGTTGTCCAAGCCCCTCATAGCAGCGGTCAGTGGATTTGCCGTGGCTGGGGGACTGGAACTGGCTCTGCTAGCCGACCTACGAGTGGTGGAGGAAAGTGCCGTCATGGGGGTCTTTTGCCGCAGGTTTG GAGTTCCACTCATTGATGGCGGCACCGTGAGACTCCCGCGGCTCATCGGTCTGTCCAGAGCTCTGGACCTGATTCTGACCGGGCGGCCCGTCGGAGCACAGGAAGCTCTCGCGTATGGACTGGCCAACAGGGTTGTCCCGGACGGCCAAG GATTGCAGGCGGCCCTGCAGTTAGCCAAGCAGATCAGCTCCTTCCCGCAAGAGTGCACGAGGGCCGATCGCTCCTCGGCCATCTACAGCTGCTACGACGCGGCCTCCGTCACACAG GCGATGCAGTATGAGATTGATCACGGAGCACCAGTCATCTTGTCAGAAGCGGTTGCTGGGGCAACGCAATTTACTACTGGAACTGGGAGAGGAGGAAACTTTTCTTAA